aaacaacatttattcggcgtaaaactagtactaccatatgagccgatcctacacacatgcaaaatttatgaaatttccaCAACACAAATTCGGCGCAAATCTAatgccatcgaataagccgattctAAATACAAGGCTCTATGTCACTAGGTTCGGCGCAAAACTGATGTACATTTTAAGCTGAATCGTTCATATGCAGTTTCAGGGTTGAGTTTGAAGAACACTTCGGCGCAAATGTAAACTTGATTTTACCCCGAACccaaccctgtaaccgccgcacaaaccatgtttttgacgaattaaaccaatcataccaaccaaaaacatcaaatacgagatgggtttgtagaactaaccttcttattctcatttcaggagttggttcttcttcaatctcttcttccggttggatttgtggttgattttcagtttcttcttcactctctaaatcttcttcttcttcaacaggttgttcaattggtCGATTAGAACAAGATACttgcttacgacgacccattatatagatgagtttaatcgtcgattaacttttcacgaatcgacgatcaaatttcggcgatgatgcgatgaatttttttttggagaagatGAACGGGTTCGGCTGCTGCGGAGCGGAAGAAGAAAGTGAATGAAActattttaggtttattgattataggtttttgtattaggattAGTGATAAATCAGTAATTTAaaagatttaagggcatataggtaattgaactacccatatgGTACCCCTTATAAGATCACCCTAAGTTAGGACTAttgctttgtatgcctagaaagatttaggtatgcccaaaatcagagtTCCTCTATTTCTCCCATTTTGACTCTTACTTCAAAGAGCTCTACATATCTCTCTAGTCTCTATTACAAGCAGTAGCACCATGGTTTTGGCCACAATCAACACTGCAGAGTAGTTGAACATACATcagggagaatttttttttttaatttatttatagaATCGTATCAACAGTCAATCAGCGAGTGGTCTTTTCCTTGAATTCCCGGTTGTAATCACAGACCAAAATGAGGCAAATGCATGCACTAGTAGGGGTTGTAAAGGGATTCAATCCCAGCAACCTCATGATGGAAGATTTTGGTGGACAACAATGGGGAATGGGGGATAACTATCAACCGGGTGCAAGCTGTGCTGTAGTAGTCTTTGAGATTTTATCcggacaaagaaaaagaaaagaaaagtgctGTGTACGCTTGAATACTATCTACCCTAGGCAGCATGGGGAACAAGAGGAGTcatttttcttctgatttttgaTTTGACCATGATTTAGCCTTTGGCCTATTAAATGAAGGAAAGACTCTGTGCTTTATTCTTCAGTCAATACTCAATAGATACTCAAATCTATTAAAAAAGTAACATGAGAGAGAGAGAAACGATGTGATCACTGATTAGACTAAACAGAAAAATTATCATCACTGATTATCAGACCATGTCCTTTCGGGAACATAATAATCCAATGTTAAGTGCAAGAGGAGTTCAGTTCAGTAATATTACCTTGCAGAGGATTGAAGAACCAAATACTGATATTTAGAAACTTAGAATACTTGACAAGACATATTGGACGAGATGTAAACTAGGTCTGAAGCCTGAACTACCACCTCTCTTTTTTTCTGACTCAGATCAAGACCTCCCCCCCAAAAAAAAGTAAACCCCATTAACAATCCCAACATACTTATGCAACATTTAGTGCTTCACATTGCCATTTGCACCCACCATCTTGCTCCAGCATGACATCAATTTGATCACCGTCTGCTTCCATTTCAATCTGGAGCAATTCATTTATCCACAATTAACATAAAAAAACTAACAACTTAACATGTAAGAATAGACCAGAATATGTACACGTtatgatgataataataatagtaataataacatACAAGAAAACTAGAGATTACTTACATCATCTGGTGTCTGTTTCGGGTCTAGTCTTTTACCATCATATAAGAAACGGTAGGTCTTGTCATCAATTTTTTTCATCTCACAGTAAGCACTGATCAGCTTACTAAACTGACTGCTCCGCCTGATTCTGAACGCAACCTCAGTATTATCATCCTACCATCATACTATAAAATATTCAGCAATACAGATAGTTACAAATGCACAAGTTAGCCAACTAAATACATACGCTTACCTCACACACTACATGTCACAATGTTAAACATCAAAAACAAGATAACAGGAATAACGCATTCATCAAACACTTGCTAGTCGACACCATTTTcacttaaaaccctaaaaatggatGTAACAAAAAATGTAGCGAAAGACCCATATTTTAAAGGATTTTCGATTCTAGCTAGTCTACGGAGAGAGATACTTTACATTTTTCTTGACGGTAATGTTAATATGACTGGGTTTTTCAGCCTTCGGCGGCTGCCTCTGATCAATAACGGGTTTTTTTATCTTCTGCTGGACCTGGTACAACTCCAGACATACTTGAAATTGAGACTAACACTATGGTTTCGTTAAAGAACAGTTTTCCACTTTTTCCTaatcaagaagaaaatttttgatgAAACGGAGAGAAGAACAAGGGTTCTTAAAGAGATGGAGAAGAGAGGGAGTGCTAGGCTAGGCTGCTAGATATCCTTGTATGTGATATGATACACCCTCGGCAGATAATTTTGGCACAGCCTTTTAGTCTGTGAGTCGTTAGACTTTCTCGATTTCTGTGGCGATTGAGATGTTCTTCAAGCTACGGCCAAGATTATTTGACATTGTGGTGTCCTGGAGAAGTTTTATAAGTGGTGGTGTCCTGGGGAAGTTTTAACGATTcatttttcttctgattttttaTTTGACCACCACTCAGCTGAGTCCCAGACCTATCAAATGATGAAGGAAAGAAAGACTCTCTGTTCTATTCTTGAGGCAACAGTTATTCAATTTTCTAAAAGAATCTCGAGATTCTAAATATCTATTTTTCAATTCAAAAAGACTTTAAGATTGATATGTACGGGACTTTGGACTGTTGGAGTGAATTTCACATTAACAATTTaaatttagtttaattttaaaGTGACAGTATATGATAACAAGTTTTTACTTGTATCAGATGCATGCATGACCATCCAGAATGGCATATGCTTAAAAGCTAATTCTGTCAGGAACAAATGATTTTAGGTTTTGCATTTACAAATCGGTATCCTTAATGGAACACAATTTTCTTAAAAAACTAGTCCGAAGACACTAGAGATAGAACCCCAGCAGTCATTCTGACTTCTGAGATTGAGCCGGTTTTGGGACTCCAGCTCGGACAGTGCCAAGTTAAAACCTTGGAGGGAATTATTCAAGATTGAGACTCGTATTGGACTCATCTTGAGATTGGGTCCGATAAACAAACTGTCTTAGGTTCAATTTAAAGGAGACTCGGTCTAAGATGAAGTCTTGCCAAACTTGGGATAAGCTATTTtcaattgaaatgacacaaaCGCAAAATTTCGGCTTTAGCCCACGCCAAAGAGTTTGAATTATAGCCAAATTGCTGTAAGCCTTTGAAATTCTTTTATGATGCTGACTTGTATAGCTATTGGCTGATTCTACAGATATAAACACATTAtgcatattctttttcttttcatcgaTTAAACATGCTGGCCATGATGAAGCTTCTTTGTAGGTTGGTTCAAGTTGGCAGTTTAATTCAAATAGCTGCCAAATGAAATAAACAGACTCTGGGTTGCAGTCCAGATACTATTGTCAGGGTAAAAGATATAGTGAGACTTGTTCTGAAGTGGATTAATTAGGGAACCAAGGAAAATATTTTAATCACACTAAACTCAGAGTAAACAAAATGAAACACACGCAATCTCAAAAATACTTACTTACGAAATTAGAAGGTCATATTTCCCCATAATCATACAGTTGTTCATTTCAAGATGTTAACATGTTTTACGGTAAGCATGGAGATGTTAGCAAGTGTACATAAGTAGAACTACTTCGTACAACAAGAAGAACAAAAGTAACAtatgataaacgcatttatgtgtttcttttcatctcgattttgtataatgttagtacccatttttgtatttattatggtgttttatgtgtttgtaggtattcttggaaaaataaggttttgcgtgAAAATTGACTAAAAtgtggcgtttggagctccgttgacagtgtaccggaagtaccccaaaaacaccccagaaaaatcgcTAAAGACACCCAAGAGGAACTGCTAAAGgaacccctcatttggataaggggcaccccatttcaaggcatatgctaaagggactcccagtctggttaaggggacacccttcttcacgttcaaataatcgattttggcgggaaactggttcACGTCTGTATGAATTTCTCTGAatgattttggacgtgatttcttCTTGGATTTTCATCGGACCAAGTTGGTTTGGGCTTGGTTTGATCGTGTAGGAGAAGTGGTGGGCTTGGTTGAGTTAAGAGAAAGAGATTTTATCTCAAGTTCACGAAACAGAGACGCAAAATACTCGGGATTCTTTTGTGGGTTTAGGAGATTACGTGATATCTGGGAAAGTCTATTAACGAATAGGATGATATGTTGCTATctctggaaagagttttcaaacactGGAACTCTATGTTAACGCGtaacaaaacagaaaaaaaaggaaaagaaaaagccaTGACTTTGAGAGAGAATAAACGGAAGATTGGGGAAGATTTGGTGGCCCTGGATGGTATAAAAAGAGTTGTTCGAGTCTTAGAgaattttatcaagagtttggggaaggtttgggacgcagaggagcgaagaagaaggattaacagcaattcccacctgctgttgctgctgtttccattagaggaccttgaagaacacgaagaacggactgcacagagcagtcttattttctgcagcatcaacagcagcatcggagtgtcgttgttttacaacagCTTCCTGgcatcgtttctttctggactattttgtgggtcacagaaccactgttttataacttttgactcttttaatcatactttgagcatcaaatacatattttgagaacatgattattatgattagctaaaccccaacactgggatgatggaggaagccgttctttacgcatatgataaatatattaattcttttttgactacttgcaatttttattaatcgatttatgatttttattaattggttgtgatatcgtatgatgatgtatgcttggtcgtagtgcttttgatgcgtcatgctagtgatatacaataaatattctaaaaatctaccttggcaagaatgagagtcctaatggtttgagctataattgtttcgaataaatatatgaattgtgtgaatgattaatggtggaatcctgtgtcctagtgtctcttgatcctgtgacatattttctgtatatatctttatttttatatctttacaagtccgagcaacgaactcttatttaccgcaaaattaatactacaGTAACATACATTCCTAAACATACCAAGGTAAACAAATAACAAAATTGATAGAAAATAAAAAGACAGGAACATTAACATACCAAAAGGCCGTCCATGCATTACAAGGATGGGTATACAGAGATGGATCTAGTTTTCTGCTTCTTTTAACAAAAAGATGTATGCACGGACATTGTGCTTCTACAAAACCTACTCATATTAACCGTCTCCTTCTTGAAGTTTTTTTTATCAGCTTATTGTAATACTGCCTGCTCTACAACTTCATGGCTTGCATCACAAATAGATTTAACCGAAACCAGACTACCAACATAAGTGTGCGCGTTCTCCAGTGTCTGATAACTGCTTGTATCCAAAAACCTAGCATTTCCATTCATTGGGTTATACAAGATTAAATCCCCATTATGCGGGTTAAAGCGGTTTAAAGGCTGACCAAATAATAAGATATCACCATTCTTGAAATATTGTACAAGCCTCAGAAGCTCGATATCTTCTTTTAGCCTGCCAACGCTGAAAATTTTAGTCCAAGATTCTATTACACCATAATTATTCATAACCCATACATCTACGTTCCCATCACCAACGTACCAAGATAAGAAAATTTTACCATACAACAAGCCAATAGATGTCTTATAATACTTATCACCTTCAGGTGCACCACACAGAGGTATAGGTAGTTGCATTTCTTGAACTTCTCATCCCCAACATCGAAAGAAAGTATAACTCTAACAGTGCTTTTACCTCTGTTATAGGGATGTACCAGCCAATGAAGAACTCCATTTAAAAACACTCCATTTGCTCTTCCAGGTAAAAAAAACACATAAAGAATATCCTCGAGTACTCTCAATGAATATGTTCCTAGAGTATAAACTCTGACTTGATAAAACCTATCACTCCCAGCAGTAATAATCTTTACAACTTTGTAATCCCCAgtcttgcaatcgtaaccaaaccCATGTGTTGGAACAGAAAAGACTGGTCTCAGTAGAGATTGAATTTGTGGAGGTAAATGTGGTAATTCTGGTATTTTCTTATACTCGTTAGTAATTGGGTTCCAAATGCATAACAGTTCAGGATCAGACTCGAGGCAAAACACTCCATTAAAAACACCAAGGATATGAATATAACATTTCCAGTAGTGAAATGGACAGTGATATTCAACAGACATATCAAATGTATAAGTGGAAATGTTGTAATCAAGCGAAGGGAATGAAGCAGTATAAGGTTCATCTGAATAGTATAAAGTTGGTTCCTGTCTTGAAAGGATGATACTAAAATGATTCATTTGATTTGAATGATTAACATGCAGTttaataaaatcagggtttgtgAAATGATTGCACCAATTCTTTGAGACACACCTGAATCACAGAACGGACGTCACTGGTAACCATGTGAGGATGTCCATCAGAATCCCCTCTTGAAGAAATTTCCACTTCTCGATCATCGCCAATGTTGCTGCTCAAAGCTagggtatcttttttttttttaaacttcaaTGTCTTTCTTTCGCCCTGTTGTACTCTTCTTATACGGAGATTTTTACCCTAATTCTTCATTGACTTTTTTaagagcaaatcctatgggtagTGTTACTCTTTCAAATGAAAGAGTGCACTACCAATTTGAGCAAATTTGAGGCTGCTATGGATAGTGTTTATCCCATTTTTCCCCTAAATCCGTTCATGCATTGGTTCAGATAAACGAGTGGTTGGGAGTGTAACACTATACGAGAGATTGTCCCCCTTCAGGAAAAATAGGGCTACACGGGGGATTGTCTCCcgtgtaacaaaaaaaaatttgcaCCAAACGGGGAACAATCCCTCGTTTTAGAAGTTTTTTAGTTCCAAACGGGAGACAGTCCTc
This genomic stretch from Papaver somniferum cultivar HN1 chromosome 5, ASM357369v1, whole genome shotgun sequence harbors:
- the LOC113279834 gene encoding F-box/kelch-repeat protein At3g06240-like, which codes for MNHFSIILSRQEPTLYYSDEPYTASFPSLDYNISTYTFDMSVEYHCPFHYWKCYIHILGVFNGVFCLESDPELLCIWNPITNEYKKIPELPHLPPQIQSLLRPVFSVPTHGFGYDCKTGDYKVVKIITAGSDRFYQVRVYTLGTYSLRVLEDILYVFFLPGRANGVFLNGVLHWLVHPYNRGDKYYKTSIGLLYGKIFLSWYVGDGNVDVWVMNNYGVIESWTKIFSVGRLKEDIELLRLVQYFKNGDILLFGQPLNRFNPHNGDLILYNPMNGNARFLDTSSYQTLENAHTYVGSLVSVKSICDASHEVVEQAVLQ